The DNA region gaaggccaCAAAGGAGCAGGGCCACTTTAATCCAGATATGGTACCCCAGGGGGCAATGAGTACACCCTGGATTATGTTCCTTTGTCCCTTCCGTATCTCCCAAGTATTCTGAAGCTCCTGCCAaatcttctgcttccttccccagATGATTTCTTAGCATTCCCCTGGGCTCATTATTCTGGAAAGAGCAGACTTTCTGGGCCCTCAAGTGTTGAGGAAAATGTTGTGAGGTGTGAGAGGTAGTGGAATGAGCACCGGGCTTGGggtcagggaactctactctagGCTAGCTCTGGCACCAGACAGCTATGTGACTTTGATccagtcatttaacctctctggtctTGTTTCATCTGTTGGAAAACCAGTGGATTGGTCTAGACCAATTTTTAGGTCTTTTCCAGCAGGAAAATTCTAGATTCCATGATTCTGTGAAGAATGGTTTCTGAGCCACTGAAAGCGCTGTCACAAAGTCCATGCATTTTAATGCCATAAGAGAGGCCCTTGGCCACCATTCAGAGCCTATTGACTCAGGTTACATACACTTCTAACAACACTGGTTTCACAAATTCTCAGACCACATAGATTAGAAGCAGCAAATTAAAAGGGGACGGGATGAGCTGCGAAAGATAGACACCCTGACAGAAGCCAGGGTCAACAATGTtctcaattcaacaaacattgatgGAGTGCCGACCATGTGCTGGGCCCCTACCTAGCACTGGGGCACAAAGATGAGCAAGGCAGCCGAAGAATGAAAATCCGGGGAGAAGACAAGGGGTGGGGAGTAAaaagtaccagaaaaaaaatctccaaatacaaaaatgaaaataaattttaaacaaggGAGGGGAGACATATCTGCACACTACAGTTCTCGGTCGGTAGTCGTTACTGATGACAGAGTCACCAAATTCAGGAAAGGCTGAAATGGAGTAAACTCAGTTTAGGAAGGCAAAGTGAGATGTCTCTTGTAGTTTTAAGAAGATCTCCTTCAAAAACgataaaaaatggtttaaaaaaaagttttggcaCTTAAGAGGGGTAAGCTGGCTCTGTGTTCACCCTGGCAGGCAGGCGGGTGTTCAGTGCCCGGCCACGCCGGTTAGTTGAGCTGCCACAGAATTGTGAACCGCTTTGGGACACTGGGCAAAGGCGTGTCCTCGTTTGCCACAGAGGTTACACACGATGCCCTTCCGGCAGTAAGGGCTCAGGTGCCCCTCCTCCCCGCACCTGAAGCACCTGTCCTGTGTGCAGCTGCCACTCATGTGGGTCCGGGAACCACATTTAAAGCACGTCTTGGGCTGCCCCTTGTACCAGCTGTAGCCCCTCTCGGCCCCCAGGAAGAAGGCCCCCGGCAGGTGCCTGACCCCGCCCTCCCCCTGGCGCAGCTCGATCTCGCACTTGTACTCCCCGGTCCAGATCCCAAACCTGTCGGTCACTTTCACCGGCACGGCCAACACATCGCAGTGGCGCTTAAGCCAGGTCACGATGTCCTCCACGTCCACCGTCTCGTTCCGGAAGAGGATGAAGAGCGTCTTCAAGCTGGACTTGCTCCGCCCCAGCACCACAAAGTTCTCCCAGCAGTCCTCCTGCTCGCGCTTCTCCTCGTAGACGCGTAAGAATAGGGCCAGCTTCTCCGCCGAGCGGAAGCTCACGTCGAACTCCCGGCTGCCAGGGATCTGAATGACCGCGTAGATGTCGCTCGGGTCCATGCCGATGGAGCGCAGGATGAGCGCGCCCACCACGAAGTCCCGGGTTGGGCAGGCG from Tursiops truncatus isolate mTurTru1 chromosome 15, mTurTru1.mat.Y, whole genome shotgun sequence includes:
- the ZCCHC3 gene encoding zinc finger CCHC domain-containing protein 3 codes for the protein MATGGGAEEERKRGRTQLLSLARPAARAEEAEGGREKMGWAQVVKNLAEKKGEFRESRPPRREEEGGNGARGGLSVPAGLAAPGLGDFPPAGRGDPKGRRRDPAGEATDARKKKGAAEAGRRKKAEVAAMAAPAKPDAAEDAAERPPQDEQATPAGPAAGPGKGRFLVRICFQGDEGACPTRDFVVGALILRSIGMDPSDIYAVIQIPGSREFDVSFRSAEKLALFLRVYEEKREQEDCWENFVVLGRSKSSLKTLFILFRNETVDVEDIVTWLKRHCDVLAVPVKVTDRFGIWTGEYKCEIELRQGEGGVRHLPGAFFLGAERGYSWYKGQPKTCFKCGSRTHMSGSCTQDRCFRCGEEGHLSPYCRKGIVCNLCGKRGHAFAQCPKAVHNSVAAQLTGVAGH